The Flammeovirga pectinis genomic interval ATAAGCAAGAAAAGGTACAAGACATTGTTAAAACATTACAGGAGTTATATCCAAATCCTCCAATTCCTTTGGATCATAAAGACCCATTTACCCTATTAGTTGCTGTTGCACTATCGGCACAATGTACAGATGAAAGAGTAAATAAAATTACACCTTTACTTTTTGCTAAAGCTGATAATCCCTACGATATGGCTAAACTCAGCGTAGAAGAAATAAGAGATATTATTAGACCTTGTGGACTTTCGCCAATGAAATCTAAAGGAATACATGGCATGTCTAATAGTATAGTCGACAATTTTAACGGTGAAGTTCCTGCTAATTTTAAAGATTTAGAATCTTTCCCTGCCGTTGGTCATAAAACTGCATCTGTAGTAATGTCACAAGCTTTTGGTGTCCCTGCTTTTCCTGTTGATACACATATTCACAGATTAATGTATAGATGGGGATTAACAAACGGGAAAAACGTTGAACAGACAGAAAAAGATGCTAAACGTCTTTTTGATGAAAAAGATTGGAATGATTTGCACTTACAGATCATTTACTTTGGTAGAGAGTACTGTTCTGCACAAAGACATGATCCAAAAGAGTGTCCTATTTGTTCTAAACACGGTAGAAAAACATTATTTGTTGATAAAAAAGCAACTAAAAAGAAGAAAGTGAAATAGATTCACATCTGCTTACTAACTGATTTAAAATAACTTAGTATAATAGAAGAAATAAACTCATTTTTTTAAACTTAATTTATAACTTTTATTATTTAATATAAACAAACAGGCAAGGTTAGCGTTAATAATCTTGAAAATTATCAATTATTCTGACTGATTAAGCACCCTAATGCCGATATATGCCGTTTATCTAGGTATTATTGTAATGCGTCGAAATTATTATGTATAAAGTACACGTATTAATAATATTGTGCATCAAATAAGTATAAAAAGTCATTTATGTGACGG includes:
- the nth gene encoding endonuclease III, whose product is MNKQEKVQDIVKTLQELYPNPPIPLDHKDPFTLLVAVALSAQCTDERVNKITPLLFAKADNPYDMAKLSVEEIRDIIRPCGLSPMKSKGIHGMSNSIVDNFNGEVPANFKDLESFPAVGHKTASVVMSQAFGVPAFPVDTHIHRLMYRWGLTNGKNVEQTEKDAKRLFDEKDWNDLHLQIIYFGREYCSAQRHDPKECPICSKHGRKTLFVDKKATKKKKVK